A window of Ignisphaera sp. contains these coding sequences:
- a CDS encoding branched-chain amino acid transaminase, whose amino-acid sequence MSKESGIPIKWPPYVWFNGSIVKWDEAKVHVFSHALHYGTGVFEGIRGYYDNGFIKIFRLEDHIVRLYRSAKIIYMDIPYPMRRLIDATIELVKANKFRNDIYIRPIAFRGLGSFGLRAQNPVDVAIISVEFGKYLKPNGIRCMVSSWRKPAPDSIPVEAKATGIYLLYHLTALEAHINGYDEAVLLDSEGYVAEGSGENIFIVKNGELITPPVYNSILEGITRDTVITLAKEVLGIKVKERRIRRAELYTSDEVFFTGTAAEITPIIEIDGRTVGNGNVGEVTKKLMDLYREVALGKIERYIHWVTSVAID is encoded by the coding sequence ATGTCTAAGGAAAGTGGTATACCTATTAAATGGCCTCCTTATGTATGGTTCAACGGATCTATAGTTAAATGGGATGAAGCTAAAGTTCACGTGTTTTCACATGCTCTCCACTATGGTACTGGCGTTTTCGAGGGTATAAGGGGTTATTACGATAATGGGTTTATCAAGATATTCAGATTAGAGGATCATATAGTGAGATTGTATAGATCAGCAAAAATCATCTATATGGATATTCCGTATCCTATGAGGAGGCTTATAGATGCAACTATAGAGCTTGTGAAAGCAAATAAGTTTAGAAACGATATATACATAAGACCTATAGCCTTTAGAGGATTAGGGAGTTTTGGTTTAAGAGCTCAGAATCCCGTGGATGTAGCTATAATATCTGTAGAATTTGGTAAATATCTTAAACCTAATGGAATAAGGTGTATGGTATCGTCATGGAGAAAACCAGCGCCAGATTCAATACCTGTTGAAGCTAAAGCAACAGGTATTTATCTGCTTTACCATTTAACGGCTTTAGAAGCCCATATAAATGGTTATGATGAAGCTGTACTGCTTGATAGCGAAGGCTATGTAGCTGAAGGTTCTGGCGAAAACATATTTATAGTCAAGAACGGTGAATTAATAACACCTCCTGTTTATAACAGTATTCTAGAGGGAATAACCAGGGATACCGTTATTACTCTAGCAAAAGAAGTATTAGGTATAAAGGTTAAAGAGAGAAGAATTAGGCGTGCAGAGCTATACACTAGTGATGAAGTTTTCTTCACAGGTACAGCTGCAGAAATAACACCCATTATAGAGATAGATGGTAGAACTGTAGGGAATGGTAATGTGGGTGAAGTTACTAAAAAGTTGATGGACCTCTATAGAGAAGTGGCGTTAGGTAAGATCGAGAGATATATACATTGGGTCACATCAGTAGCCATAGACTAG
- a CDS encoding ABC transporter permease: MSIKFDELIKGRVPIFNIVIAIAVISIITGIVNPRFWSIENWQVLLTWFLGLSVLAMGESMVLISGSIDLSVGSIASAASMILALFITRVPGSTLTVIILGIIVTILICALIGLFHGAVVSFFSPPLPQIMPAFIITLASLIFWGGFASAITLGWPIVLHEYRELSLIAQPLMLALILIIVGSITIFIQRYTIVGRYLYAIGGNIDVARLSGVPINKARLFAYSYSSICAAIAGVIFTALMMTGYPGVGKGQELYAIASNAIGGVSLAGGEGIALGSVIGAFLVTLIRNALVLTGVSPYWYDSITGVILAIAVAIDLYRRKGR; the protein is encoded by the coding sequence ATGAGCATAAAGTTTGATGAATTGATCAAAGGCCGCGTACCTATATTCAATATCGTTATAGCGATAGCCGTAATATCCATAATCACTGGTATAGTTAATCCCAGGTTTTGGAGTATAGAGAATTGGCAAGTTCTTCTAACATGGTTTCTAGGATTAAGTGTTTTAGCCATGGGAGAATCTATGGTACTTATTTCTGGCAGTATAGATCTTTCAGTAGGCTCTATTGCATCAGCAGCATCAATGATACTAGCACTATTTATAACAAGAGTCCCAGGAAGCACATTAACGGTAATAATTTTAGGTATAATAGTCACGATACTTATTTGTGCTCTTATAGGACTTTTTCATGGAGCTGTAGTAAGCTTCTTTTCACCACCATTGCCTCAAATAATGCCTGCATTCATTATAACCCTAGCTAGCTTAATATTCTGGGGAGGATTTGCTAGTGCAATTACTCTGGGATGGCCAATAGTTCTTCACGAATATAGAGAACTATCACTTATTGCACAACCGTTGATGTTAGCCCTTATTCTCATTATTGTTGGAAGCATAACTATATTCATTCAGAGATATACAATAGTTGGTAGATATCTTTATGCTATTGGTGGCAATATAGATGTTGCTAGATTGAGTGGTGTTCCAATCAACAAGGCACGTCTATTTGCGTATTCTTATAGCAGTATATGTGCTGCTATAGCTGGAGTAATATTTACAGCATTAATGATGACTGGTTACCCAGGTGTTGGAAAAGGTCAAGAATTGTATGCTATAGCTTCTAATGCCATTGGTGGTGTAAGTCTAGCAGGAGGTGAAGGAATAGCTCTAGGTTCTGTTATAGGTGCTTTCTTGGTAACACTAATAAGGAATGCCTTAGTTCTTACAGGAGTATCTCCATACTGGTATGACTCCATAACGGGCGTGATTCTAGCTATTGCTGTGGCAATAGACCTTTACAGAAGAAAAGGTAGATAA
- a CDS encoding metallophosphoesterase family protein, which translates to MDLDDLANKAIESCSNYNEYRDILKKFKDQLEFEYNMMDKKMVIVSNNIDKAVFFGDIHGDLHTLYLLIKETRLLELLRNGWYAVFLGDYIDRGENQLEVLALISLLKNEYPSRVITLRGNHEPVPHLVPYPHDYIHYLVHRFGKADGLELYELSRELFNYMPLALYIYGKLFAVHGGPPIKRVQKFEDPHEILSIENDIEAIEDMLWSDPIENDIEYVDSYRGAGKLWGIPITKQTLRKLNIKLIVRGHEPVNGYRFSHDGKVLTLFSMKGHYGNSCASCLKLHLDNLDEDSNESLENVIKNNIISV; encoded by the coding sequence ATGGATCTAGATGACTTGGCTAATAAAGCTATCGAGTCATGCAGTAACTACAATGAGTATAGAGATATATTGAAGAAGTTTAAGGATCAACTAGAGTTTGAATATAATATGATGGACAAGAAGATGGTTATTGTCTCGAACAATATCGATAAAGCCGTATTCTTTGGAGATATACATGGAGATCTACACACACTCTATTTATTGATTAAAGAAACAAGGTTACTAGAGCTCTTAAGGAATGGATGGTATGCTGTATTCCTTGGAGATTATATAGATAGAGGTGAAAACCAATTAGAGGTGCTCGCACTCATATCTCTACTTAAGAACGAGTACCCCAGTAGAGTCATAACTTTACGAGGAAACCATGAACCCGTACCTCATCTTGTTCCATATCCCCATGACTACATACATTATCTTGTACATAGGTTTGGGAAAGCTGATGGGCTAGAGCTCTATGAACTTAGTAGAGAATTGTTCAACTATATGCCGTTAGCTCTATACATATATGGAAAACTGTTCGCTGTTCATGGTGGTCCTCCAATTAAACGTGTACAGAAATTTGAGGATCCTCATGAGATACTTTCTATTGAAAACGATATTGAAGCTATAGAAGATATGCTGTGGAGCGACCCTATTGAAAACGATATAGAGTATGTGGATAGTTATAGAGGAGCGGGTAAGTTATGGGGTATACCGATAACAAAACAAACATTAAGGAAACTCAACATAAAGCTCATCGTGAGAGGACATGAACCTGTTAATGGGTATCGTTTTAGTCATGACGGTAAAGTGCTAACATTATTCAGTATGAAGGGCCACTATGGCAATAGTTGTGCTTCATGTCTAAAGCTTCACCTAGATAATCTAGATGAAGATAGTAATGAATCACTTGAAAATGTCATTAAAAACAACATCATCTCTGTATAA
- a CDS encoding formate--phosphoribosylaminoimidazolecarboxamide ligase — protein MINIDRVIAGYDPEKISVATLASHSSLQILHGAKLEKLSSVLICTKDRLWFYNNFKHLIDHVIVVESWRDLCNDEVVLQLRSRNSVLIPHGSYVEYVGLECAEYIPIPIFGSRYLFSIEANQHKKMALLKKAGIPIPEIFNLGDEITKPVMVKLPGAKGGRGYFIAMSKDKIIEKINEYMKKGIVKNLDEIIIQEYIVGVTAYYHYFYSPILDRVEILGADIRYESDIDGIKRIPPNISIHIDLEPTFTVVGNIPLVLRESLLPKVLEYGIKFVEAAKSFVPSGIIGPFCLESIIDRDMNIKVFEFSGRIVAGTNLYIDGSPYSYLYWNEPMSTGRRISRELRMAIERNVLQKVLT, from the coding sequence ATGATAAATATAGATAGAGTTATCGCTGGATACGATCCAGAAAAGATATCTGTAGCTACTTTAGCAAGTCATTCATCTCTACAGATTCTTCATGGAGCCAAGCTAGAGAAGCTCTCGAGTGTTTTAATATGTACTAAAGATAGACTATGGTTCTACAACAACTTTAAGCATCTTATTGACCACGTTATTGTTGTTGAGAGTTGGAGAGATCTCTGTAATGATGAAGTTGTTCTTCAACTCAGAAGTAGGAATAGTGTTTTGATTCCTCATGGAAGTTATGTCGAGTATGTAGGTTTAGAGTGTGCAGAATATATACCTATTCCTATATTCGGCTCTAGATATCTGTTTTCAATTGAAGCTAATCAACATAAAAAAATGGCTTTACTTAAGAAAGCAGGTATACCTATTCCAGAAATATTTAATCTAGGGGATGAAATAACGAAACCAGTCATGGTTAAGCTTCCAGGTGCTAAAGGTGGTAGAGGATACTTTATAGCCATGTCTAAAGATAAAATAATTGAAAAAATTAATGAGTACATGAAGAAAGGAATTGTGAAGAATCTTGATGAGATTATAATCCAGGAATACATTGTTGGAGTAACAGCTTATTATCACTACTTCTATAGCCCTATACTAGATCGTGTTGAGATTCTAGGAGCTGATATAAGATACGAATCAGATATAGATGGTATCAAGAGGATACCTCCAAACATATCGATACATATAGATCTAGAGCCAACGTTTACTGTAGTAGGTAATATACCTCTTGTACTTAGAGAAAGCCTCTTACCAAAAGTGCTTGAATATGGTATAAAATTTGTTGAAGCCGCTAAAAGTTTCGTACCTTCGGGTATTATAGGGCCTTTCTGCCTCGAGAGCATTATAGATAGAGATATGAATATAAAGGTGTTCGAATTCTCAGGTAGAATAGTGGCTGGCACCAATCTCTACATAGATGGTAGCCCCTACTCGTATCTCTATTGGAATGAACCTATGAGTACAGGTAGAAGAATTTCAAGAGAGTTGAGAATGGCTATAGAGAGGAACGTTCTTCAAAAAGTTCTAACGTAA
- a CDS encoding sugar-binding protein, with protein sequence MKAMSKTLAYVIITVVIIAIVGGIIAWMYIRPQVAKKPVFVVIGKSVHPYWSVVEAGVKKAGEELGVEAIFWVPSKEDVPAQLSTMDSYVAQKVAGIAIAPSDPGAATPYINKALQQGIPVITIDTDAPQSNRLVYLGTGNWRAGYLAGLVAWQFAKEKGYIRPGATLKIAMLTGSLTAMNSLERMDGFKKAIEECSQKDPDIRGNINLIWLGPYNDQEDPVQALSLALSVLQSHPDLHIAFGVYAYDGPAWAKALNQAGISPGKVVLIEFDVTSDNVPPLIEGYALATVGQRQYFMGYYGVKLLYNMTKMGIDNAIKQLIPNYPSNRIYDTGVDIVSTRSIKFVAPTGDEVVVMSLDEYKTLAQSLGIDPALLGLS encoded by the coding sequence ATGAAAGCTATGTCTAAAACTCTTGCTTACGTAATTATAACCGTCGTCATTATAGCTATAGTTGGTGGAATTATTGCTTGGATGTACATAAGACCTCAAGTTGCTAAGAAACCTGTATTCGTTGTTATAGGCAAATCAGTACATCCTTACTGGAGCGTTGTTGAGGCTGGTGTTAAGAAGGCTGGTGAAGAACTAGGGGTAGAGGCTATATTTTGGGTTCCTTCAAAAGAAGATGTACCAGCCCAATTAAGTACAATGGATTCTTACGTAGCTCAGAAAGTTGCCGGAATAGCTATAGCTCCTTCTGATCCTGGTGCAGCCACTCCCTACATAAATAAAGCTCTACAGCAAGGTATACCTGTTATTACCATAGATACTGATGCTCCTCAAAGTAATAGGCTTGTGTATCTAGGTACTGGTAACTGGAGAGCAGGATATCTTGCTGGTCTAGTTGCTTGGCAATTTGCTAAAGAAAAAGGATACATAAGACCTGGCGCAACTCTAAAAATAGCTATGCTTACGGGCTCTCTTACAGCTATGAACTCACTAGAACGAATGGATGGCTTTAAGAAAGCCATAGAGGAATGTTCACAAAAAGATCCCGATATAAGAGGCAACATAAACTTGATATGGCTAGGTCCATACAATGATCAAGAAGATCCCGTCCAAGCACTAAGTCTAGCGTTATCGGTTCTTCAAAGTCACCCCGATCTCCATATAGCTTTCGGTGTCTATGCATACGATGGTCCAGCATGGGCTAAAGCACTAAATCAGGCAGGTATATCCCCAGGAAAGGTTGTATTGATAGAGTTTGATGTTACATCAGATAATGTACCACCACTCATAGAAGGTTATGCTCTAGCTACAGTGGGTCAGAGACAATACTTCATGGGATATTATGGAGTTAAACTACTATACAATATGACTAAAATGGGTATAGATAATGCAATAAAGCAATTGATACCTAATTACCCATCAAACAGAATATACGATACAGGGGTCGATATAGTTTCAACAAGAAGTATAAAGTTTGTAGCACCCACAGGAGATGAAGTAGTAGTCATGTCTCTTGATGAGTACAAAACACTTGCCCAAAGCTTAGGCATAGATCCAGCACTACTTGGATTAAGTTAG
- a CDS encoding formate--phosphoribosylaminoimidazolecarboxamide ligase family protein translates to MDKKFNPKELLESYSLDMDHLSISTIASHSALDLFDGAKDEGFRTVAICQKGRETPYLRFRRIVDHPIILDRFADIVNENVVSTLRLYNSIFVPNRSFSVYVGYENIEKRFNIPIFGNRYLLRYEERVGEKTYYRLLDVAGIRRPKTFNEPNEIDRPVMVKMPHAKKRVERGFFVAVDKDDFWKKFQKLVADGIISEKDLDKASIEELVIGAHFNVNYFRSIARRDTELISIDRRLQTNVDGFLKLPAEIQLELKEYIDIEMIEIGHEMATIRESMLEKLFMIGDRFVEAVERVEPPGVIGPFTLQLFVTPDMDVVVFDVALRIGGGTNVHMGIGSQYSKLYFGKPISMGRRIAMEIKDCIYMNCIEEIIT, encoded by the coding sequence TTGGATAAGAAGTTTAATCCCAAGGAACTGTTGGAGAGTTATAGCCTAGATATGGACCACCTAAGCATATCGACAATAGCAAGTCATTCAGCTCTTGACCTATTTGATGGCGCTAAAGATGAGGGATTCAGAACTGTAGCTATTTGTCAGAAAGGTAGAGAGACACCTTATCTTAGATTCAGAAGAATTGTGGATCACCCTATAATTCTCGATAGGTTCGCAGATATAGTTAATGAAAATGTTGTATCCACTCTCAGACTCTACAACTCTATATTCGTACCCAACAGAAGTTTCTCAGTGTATGTAGGTTATGAAAACATTGAAAAGCGGTTCAATATCCCTATATTTGGGAATAGGTACCTCCTTAGATATGAGGAAAGAGTAGGTGAAAAAACATACTACAGACTACTAGATGTAGCTGGTATAAGGAGACCCAAAACCTTTAACGAACCAAATGAGATAGATAGACCAGTCATGGTTAAGATGCCTCACGCCAAAAAGAGGGTTGAGAGAGGCTTTTTTGTAGCTGTTGATAAAGATGATTTTTGGAAGAAGTTCCAAAAACTCGTTGCTGATGGTATCATCAGCGAAAAAGATCTCGATAAAGCCTCTATAGAGGAACTTGTTATAGGAGCACACTTCAATGTTAACTACTTTAGAAGTATTGCTAGAAGAGATACAGAGTTGATAAGTATTGATAGAAGGCTTCAAACCAATGTTGATGGATTCCTCAAGTTACCGGCAGAAATTCAGCTTGAGCTGAAGGAGTACATAGATATAGAGATGATAGAGATAGGTCACGAGATGGCGACAATTAGAGAGAGTATGCTTGAGAAGCTCTTCATGATAGGCGATAGATTTGTTGAAGCTGTAGAAAGAGTAGAGCCTCCCGGAGTAATAGGGCCATTCACATTACAACTCTTTGTTACACCTGATATGGATGTAGTTGTTTTCGATGTAGCTCTAAGGATAGGTGGTGGTACGAATGTGCACATGGGTATAGGTAGTCAGTATAGTAAGCTCTATTTCGGTAAGCCGATAAGTATGGGTAGACGTATAGCTATGGAGATAAAGGACTGTATATATATGAACTGTATTGAAGAAATAATTACATGA
- the purB gene encoding adenylosuccinate lyase, with product MSLDFMCTLEWRYGSEEMRELFRAESIVKHYILVEKALIVGLSKAGLVPRECVEVVEKCSENMKASEMYSREKDLGHDVASLAYILGERCGECGRYIHLGATSYDIVDTSWALILREALNIIMNRLRKTIYMIIDLVEKHRDTLMVGRTHGQHAIPMTFGFKMANYVYEFTRSYERLCESSKRVVKGKISGAVGTMAAWSGKGLEVEKYTLEYLRLEPHIISTQVAPRDGFAEIISNLAILASQLDRFALEVRELSRPEIGEVYEAVTRVGSSTMPHKRNPITAERISGLAKIARALVLTALENIPLMHERDLTNSSSERILIPHMFLVIDQILLDMEKLLNTIYVDENAMRRNLELSRGAIMAEAVMIKLVEKGMPRHIAHKKLQEITRSISSNGSLLDQLINDTEIAKYFSQEELREILDYRNYLGNYRELIERTINYAKSIIESVCTL from the coding sequence ATGTCTCTAGACTTTATGTGTACCTTAGAGTGGAGATATGGATCAGAAGAGATGAGGGAATTATTTAGAGCAGAATCGATAGTAAAACACTATATACTTGTTGAAAAAGCTCTTATAGTTGGTCTATCTAAGGCTGGTTTAGTACCTAGAGAATGTGTAGAGGTTGTCGAAAAATGTTCTGAAAACATGAAAGCTTCTGAAATGTATTCACGGGAAAAAGATCTAGGCCATGATGTCGCATCTCTTGCGTATATATTGGGTGAAAGATGTGGTGAATGTGGTAGATATATACATCTTGGAGCTACATCATACGATATTGTGGATACTTCTTGGGCCTTGATATTAAGGGAGGCTCTAAACATTATTATGAATAGATTGAGGAAAACCATATACATGATTATAGATCTAGTTGAAAAACATAGGGATACACTCATGGTTGGACGAACACATGGACAGCATGCGATACCAATGACATTTGGATTCAAGATGGCGAACTATGTATATGAATTCACTAGAAGCTACGAGAGGTTGTGTGAATCTAGCAAAAGGGTTGTTAAGGGCAAGATTAGTGGAGCTGTTGGAACGATGGCTGCATGGAGTGGAAAGGGACTTGAGGTCGAGAAGTATACCCTAGAGTATCTACGTCTCGAGCCCCATATAATTTCTACACAGGTAGCTCCTAGAGATGGTTTTGCTGAAATTATATCGAATCTGGCTATACTAGCTAGTCAATTGGATAGATTTGCTCTTGAGGTAAGAGAACTTTCGAGACCAGAGATAGGTGAGGTATATGAAGCGGTCACGAGGGTGGGAAGTAGTACGATGCCACATAAAAGAAATCCTATTACGGCTGAAAGAATATCAGGATTAGCTAAGATAGCTAGAGCTCTTGTCTTAACTGCTCTAGAGAATATACCTCTTATGCATGAAAGAGATCTCACAAACAGTAGTAGTGAGAGAATACTAATACCACATATGTTTCTAGTTATAGACCAGATACTTCTCGATATGGAGAAGTTGCTCAACACTATATATGTTGATGAAAACGCTATGAGAAGAAACCTAGAGTTAAGTAGAGGAGCTATAATGGCTGAAGCCGTTATGATCAAACTTGTAGAAAAAGGTATGCCTAGACATATAGCACACAAAAAACTTCAGGAGATTACAAGAAGTATTTCTTCTAATGGATCTCTTCTAGATCAGCTGATCAACGATACAGAAATAGCTAAATACTTCTCACAAGAAGAGCTTAGAGAGATTCTTGATTATAGAAACTATCTGGGTAACTATAGAGAGCTTATTGAACGAACAATAAATTACGCTAAGTCCATTATAGAATCTGTATGTACATTGTGA
- a CDS encoding nucleotidyltransferase domain-containing protein: MDIGIIEGFFFKLREGDIFYAKGVTHPLGSVVSFPKYVVDVNGDRVDRNGMRYKKISSINEEYNYATSIYTKYIKHDEFFCRSIVLVPTTDIAKIYNPVKKAEELIELSTSDATLTDVKDMVVDIIDSTGVKAIGVSGSVLVELHRADSDIDIVIYGRNNGFRVYSYLKEVVDRDHRYRRYTKETLKQLYLRRAIETPITFDQMLYQESRRLLEGFFKNREYFIRLVKYPWEEPQYGTYRCKKLGKALLKLRIVDSKDSIYTPCRYRVEIVEHDYGVKVDNVTEVYSLRGRFNEIATEDDIVEAYGTIELVETINGRTHHRLYLGDENDYMVVIQR, from the coding sequence TTGGACATAGGTATTATTGAGGGTTTCTTCTTTAAGCTCAGAGAAGGAGACATATTCTATGCAAAAGGAGTTACACATCCATTAGGTAGTGTTGTTTCTTTCCCTAAGTATGTTGTTGATGTTAATGGTGATAGAGTTGACAGAAATGGTATGAGATACAAAAAGATATCGAGTATAAATGAAGAATACAACTATGCTACATCTATATACACCAAATATATTAAGCATGATGAATTTTTCTGTAGAAGTATTGTCTTGGTACCTACTACAGATATAGCCAAGATATATAATCCTGTGAAGAAAGCTGAAGAACTCATAGAGTTATCTACATCAGATGCAACATTAACTGATGTAAAGGATATGGTGGTAGACATAATTGATTCTACAGGAGTTAAAGCCATTGGCGTTTCTGGCTCTGTTCTTGTAGAGCTACATAGAGCTGATTCTGATATAGACATTGTTATCTATGGTAGGAATAACGGATTTAGAGTCTATAGCTATCTTAAAGAAGTTGTAGATAGAGACCATAGATACCGTAGATACACTAAAGAAACTCTCAAACAACTTTACTTAAGAAGAGCTATAGAGACTCCTATAACTTTCGATCAGATGCTTTATCAAGAATCTAGGAGGCTACTTGAAGGGTTTTTCAAGAATAGAGAGTATTTCATAAGGTTAGTTAAATATCCGTGGGAAGAACCTCAATACGGCACCTATAGATGCAAAAAGTTAGGTAAAGCTCTCCTTAAACTCAGAATTGTAGACTCTAAGGACTCCATATATACACCATGTAGATATAGAGTAGAGATTGTTGAACATGATTATGGTGTGAAAGTAGATAATGTTACTGAGGTGTACAGCTTAAGAGGACGATTCAACGAGATTGCTACTGAAGATGATATTGTTGAGGCATATGGAACAATAGAACTTGTAGAGACTATCAATGGAAGAACCCATCATAGGCTTTATCTAGGTGATGAAAATGATTATATGGTGGTTATACAGAGATGA
- a CDS encoding tetrahydromethanopterin S-methyltransferase subunit H, which translates to MFRYSFEQKIFEIKGLKIGGQPGENPPILIGSIFYHRHKIVEDEKKGIFNKSEAEALIKKVEELSDKTKIPYMFDVVGSTAEAIVKYIDFVATVTQAPILVDALSDIAVATAALKHVKEVGLTDRAIYNSLTAKSKDEEYKIIQENGIDKAVLLLYTDKVLDVEARLKSLEIMLEKTKIYGISKLLVDTFVIDIPTLSIAMKTGIEVKKRYGLPFGCGAHNAISAQRKSFKERFGSEGVKVCELASNLATIVVGADFLLYGPIEAAIDIFPSVYTIYTSYRYLKRMNQTIHI; encoded by the coding sequence ATGTTTAGATACTCATTTGAGCAAAAGATATTTGAAATAAAGGGTTTAAAGATAGGAGGACAGCCGGGAGAGAATCCACCTATACTAATAGGATCTATATTCTACCATAGACATAAAATTGTTGAAGACGAGAAAAAGGGGATATTCAATAAATCAGAAGCTGAAGCTCTTATAAAGAAGGTAGAGGAGTTATCAGATAAAACCAAGATACCTTATATGTTCGATGTAGTTGGAAGTACTGCTGAAGCTATAGTTAAGTATATAGATTTTGTTGCAACTGTAACACAAGCCCCAATACTAGTTGATGCTTTAAGCGATATAGCTGTAGCTACAGCTGCGCTAAAACATGTTAAAGAAGTTGGTCTAACTGATAGAGCTATATATAACTCTTTAACGGCTAAATCAAAAGATGAAGAATACAAAATTATTCAAGAAAATGGTATTGATAAAGCTGTGCTACTGCTCTATACAGATAAAGTCCTAGATGTTGAAGCAAGGCTGAAGAGCCTTGAAATAATGCTTGAGAAAACCAAGATCTATGGTATTAGCAAACTTCTTGTAGACACTTTTGTCATAGATATACCTACTCTATCAATAGCTATGAAAACAGGCATAGAGGTTAAGAAAAGATATGGACTACCTTTTGGATGTGGTGCGCATAATGCTATATCGGCGCAGAGAAAATCATTTAAAGAGAGATTTGGTAGTGAAGGAGTTAAGGTATGTGAGCTTGCATCTAATCTTGCAACAATTGTTGTAGGAGCAGACTTCTTGCTCTATGGACCTATCGAGGCAGCTATCGATATCTTTCCATCAGTCTACACTATATATACCTCCTATAGATATCTAAAGCGAATGAATCAGACAATACATATATAG
- a CDS encoding cysteine synthase family protein, whose amino-acid sequence MSVTDIMRFIGNTPILELTRIRPFNNCRLLVKLEYFNPTGSHKDRIALYMVKSAIEKYGLKEGDIVVEASSGNTAISVTFIAKRFGLIPIIVVPKATSVNKVRLLKLMGAEVVFGNEDPSSPNYYLKLAEDIAKERGGVFLNQYANPANVRAHYETTAVEIWNQLNGSIDCFVMGVGTGGTITGVGRYLKERKRDVVIVAVTPKGSKLAGGPGIDRIEGLLHKDIAPLLDRSIIDKVIEVPYSEALDMSLRLVRDEGVLGGISSGANIVGALKISKELEPRSTIVTLIVDSIFRYIDLLEQNIMM is encoded by the coding sequence ATGAGTGTTACCGATATAATGAGATTTATAGGGAATACACCCATACTTGAGCTCACTAGAATTAGACCCTTTAACAACTGTAGGCTATTGGTTAAACTTGAATACTTTAACCCTACCGGTAGTCATAAAGATAGAATTGCTCTATATATGGTTAAGAGTGCTATAGAAAAGTACGGTCTCAAAGAAGGAGATATTGTGGTTGAAGCTTCTAGCGGTAATACAGCTATATCTGTAACCTTTATAGCTAAAAGATTTGGTCTAATCCCTATTATCGTAGTTCCTAAAGCTACAAGTGTAAATAAGGTACGTTTATTGAAGCTCATGGGTGCTGAAGTAGTTTTTGGTAATGAAGATCCATCATCTCCAAACTATTATCTTAAGCTTGCTGAAGATATAGCTAAAGAAAGAGGTGGTGTATTCCTAAATCAGTATGCAAATCCCGCGAACGTTAGGGCACACTATGAAACTACAGCTGTTGAGATATGGAATCAGTTGAACGGATCTATAGATTGTTTCGTTATGGGTGTTGGTACAGGAGGAACGATTACAGGTGTCGGTAGGTATCTTAAAGAGAGAAAGAGGGATGTAGTAATTGTTGCAGTTACTCCAAAAGGATCAAAACTTGCTGGAGGACCTGGTATAGATAGAATAGAGGGACTTCTACACAAAGATATAGCACCACTACTAGATAGAAGCATCATAGACAAGGTTATAGAAGTTCCTTATTCCGAAGCACTAGATATGTCATTGAGGTTAGTTAGAGATGAAGGAGTCTTAGGTGGAATATCCTCGGGAGCAAATATTGTTGGTGCATTAAAGATATCGAAAGAGCTAGAACCTAGATCAACTATAGTTACGCTTATTGTTGATTCAATCTTTAGATACATAGACTTATTGGAACAGAATATCATGATGTAA